Proteins found in one Miscanthus floridulus cultivar M001 chromosome 4, ASM1932011v1, whole genome shotgun sequence genomic segment:
- the LOC136548533 gene encoding uncharacterized mitochondrial protein AtMg00810-like, with protein MQSTFQMSDLGLLRYYLGLEVAQTAEGVTVCQSTYAAKILETAGLTGCKPTCTPMEPHLKLSKQSTSPAVDSTRYRSIVGSLRYLVNSRPDLAYSVGFVSHFMENPTTEHLAAVKRILRYISRTLDHGCHYQRRKKEQSPLVVYSDSDLAGDVDTRRSTTGVLFFLDNNLITWQSQKQKVVALSSCEAEYMAELRGEEADAANLKIDNQSAIALSRNPVFHDHSKHIDARYHFIWECVEDGRVKIEFIGTEEQLADIATKALTWEHFCELRSRIEVQSVQHRH; from the exons ATGCAatccaccttccagatgagtgatctGGGGCTCCTGCGCTACTACCTCGGCCTAGAGGTGGCACAGACGGCGGAAGGCGTCACTGTGTGCCAGAGCACGTACGCGGCCAAGATTCTAGAAACGGCGGGCCTCACCGGGTGCAAGCCCACCTGCACTCCCATGGAGCCACACCTAAAGCTCAGTAAGCAAAGCACATCCCCTGCTGTTGATTCAACTCGTTATAGAAGCATTGTGGGATCCCTGCGTTACCTCGTGAATTCGAGGCCGGACTTGGCATACTCAGTGGGGTTTGTGAGTCATTTCATGGAGAATCCGACCACTGAGCACTTAGCAGCTGTCAAGCGGATCCTCAGATACATCTCTAGGACCCTTGATCATGGCTGTCACtaccagaggaggaagaaggagcagtCCCCACTGGTCGTCTATAGCGATAGTGACTTGGCAGGGGATGTGGACACTCGGAGGAGCACCACCGGTGTACTCTTCTTCCTCGACAACAACCTGATCACCTGGCAATCCCAGAAGCAGAAAGTGGTGGCCCTCTCATCATGCGAGGCTGAGTACATGGCTG AGCTCAGAGGCGAGGAGGCCGACGCCGCAAATCTGAAGATCGACAACCAGTCCGCCATCGCCCTCAGTCGCAACCCTGTCTTCCATGACcatagcaaacacatcgacgccAGGTACCATTTCATTTGGGAGTGCGTCGAGGATGGCAGGGTGAAGATCGAGTTCATCGGGACAGAGGAGCAGCTGGCGGACATCGCAACCAAAGCTCTGACATGGGAACACTTCTGCGAGTTGCGCTCTCGCATCGAAGTTCAAAGTGTACAACATCGACACTAG